The genomic window ATCCGAAACAGCAGATTGCGGCAGACGCGAATGTCGATGAAACGCCATTGAGTTCTACGGAGTTCACTCTCGGCCATAACGTCACGTCGAAAGAAGAAGTCGAGGACGTGATCAGGACAGCAGAAAAAGCAGGGGCGAAAATCACCGATCCACCCCGTGACCGTGACTGGGATGGATACTCAGGGCACTTCACGGACTTGGACAACCATCTCTGGGAAGTGGTCTGGAATCCGCAACTCGAAATCGAAGAGTAAAGACACTCACCAGCACAATTTCGCCTATTGTACTATTCACCACGTCAAGCTTCGTTGCTGAGTAAAGGCTGTTTGCGCCCCACTGTTTCGCTAACCGATCTACGTGTCAGAGACTCTGTCAACCATATTTAATTAATAGAGTTCCAATTAGATCTATTCGGCAGAGTGTGCTCGTGATCCCTGGCTGAAGACTCCTCAGGGGGAGCGGTTGTACTTGAGAAGAGCGGATCCCAGTAGTGGGTAGAGTCACCTGATACTGCTTTCGTCGACTCGATCAAATTTTCACACCGTGAATAACGAAAAGACGTTCGTTCACCTATGGTCTGACCGCCATTCCAATTCGTACGGAAGAGAGGCGGTTTCAGAGCAGGTACTGCTCTGCGATTTTGGTGACGACTGGGAGACGGGTGCGCTTCCCGCGGAACGCCGAGATCATCGTGTAGAGCCAGACGCCGATCGCACCGAGCCAGATCGCGAGTCCGATCAAGGCCATTCCAAGGCCGAACAGCAAGCCGATCATAGGAACGCCATCGAGGGCGATCGAGCCAACCGTGCTGATGAGGCTGATACCGATCCACGTAGCAATCACGACGGCTGAGAGCACAATGCTCTGAGCAGCGTGATAGCGGGCGAACTCACTGTTCTCCTCGAGGAAGTACACCAGTAACCCACTGATGAATCCGAAGAGATACGAGAGAGCACCCAGCGTGTTCTCAGCCAGTCCCATGCTCGTCTCACCGACCATTGCATCGCCAGTTATTGCCTCTGATTCCGCCAGTTCCGACTCTCCGAGATATTGCTCGGCTGTCCTCGTCGCCATAATTATTCCTCACACCTATATGGTTCTCTAAGTATATAAATATATCTATAAAAGTGTTCTGATACATGGATAATTGAACTGCTTCTCACCGAGCGACAAGCCTGAACGGAGAACTCACGATCTAGTAGTAGTTGACCTTGTGTACCGGAGAATCTTGTAAGGGCGAAGAGGGTTGCACAAGATTTGCCGAGTACTACTTACATCTTCTGCACCACTGGCGACCCAAGCGGGCGAGTCATTGGAGCAGTTCTGATTCATTGGGTGCTGTGAAGACGATATATATCCATTTCGGGAAAGATATATCGCCTTCCCGCTTGAAACACTGTGTATGAACAAGGGGACGTCCCGCGACGGCGATGCACGTGCACGCTGGCGAGAAGAACGGACTACCTTTCAGCGCGTCTATGACGTCATTACGGGGATCACCGACTTCGCGACCGCAACGGAGATCGGCGAGCGTGCGGATTGTTCGGCTGACGGCGCGCGTGGCGCCCTTGCACAGCTCGTTGAAATGGGAATCGCTGAGCAGCGCACCGGCCGCCCGAGCGAGTATCGACGGAATGAGTCGTACTGGCGCTGGAAGCGAATCGAAGCACTCGCACGCGAGCACTCCGCTACCGAACTCCGTGAGGAAGTTGACGCACTCCTCGAGGAAGATCAGGCCTTCCAAGAGCGGTTCGCCGCAGCAGACCCGGACGCCATTTCTCCGACGGTGTTTGAGGAGATTGACCACGAGGCAGTCCACGAGCGGTGGGACGCACTAACCCGGTGGCGAAGTGTGCGTGAAGACCTTGAAATCCTCCAACAAGCGATTCATCGTGCCGAGGGAGATACCGAAGGGCGAACGGGAACGTCGGCGTCAGCGTAGCGAGAGGATCTGGATGCCTACCGATAACAATGAAGACGCCCAGACTGGTGACTCACATCCGGGAGGCCGCCTCGATGTGCCAACACTCCAGACGCTCGCTCAGCGTGCTGGGACGCATCCTCTCGTTGACGACTGGGCATTTGACCCGTCGAGCATGTCACCCCGTCTCTTACAGCTCTATCTTACCGAGAGTGCGTACCCCACGGACGTCGTGACCGCCCGTATTGACGTCCGCTGGTTTGTCACCAGCGACTACTCATTCCACTATCTCGAAGAGCGCGAGGGTGAGTGCGAGGTTGATCGGTACCAGTGTCGATGGGACCGGCATCCGAAAACGACTGCACCGCGAACACATATCCATCCGCCGCCAGACGCTGGCGACGCTGAACCGTCGTCACTTGCTCCACATCACCTAGATGTACTGTTTACCGTCCTCGATTGGGCGAGCGAGCGCGTTGAACACCTCCATACTGAGTCCGAACACAGTCGGTAATCGTCTACTTCCCAGGTTCACAACGATGATCCCACGGCTCGCGTCATTACTCGTAGTTCCACGACACGCAAGACTGCGTCTCGGTGATGTTCAGTGACGCGGCTCACAAGGATCGTACTGTATTCCTTGTACCGCTGGTAGCTCTATCGGCAGGGATCTCACACCAGTACTATCTGCAGGCCATGCGCAAGACAGGGGCCAGAGGGGCGGTTCGGCCCCGGATGTGATCGAGAGTACCATGAGAGCAAACGCCTCTAGCGTGACTCCCAGACGCGTATACGGGATGCTATAGCATATCATTTTGGGTGGTCACCTTAGAAACGTACCAAGACGAAGTGATACTGTTACATAGATTCAGACAGCAAGGGTAACAGAAGTACGGCCTCCACAGACAGTCGTTGTCGGTAGTGGGGCCTCCAACGAGGGTCTCTGGCTAGTGCCGTCAACAGCCGCTCAAGGAACGTACCCGCTAGTAATCGTACCGTACTAGCAACCGCGTTCGTGGGGTTTGGATAGGTTCGTGTTAGAGTTTGAACCCGTTCTCACGGGGAGTAGCGTCCGGCGACATCACTCACTACCGACGTCAGCTGTCTCCGGTGAATTCGTCTCAAACGTGGTCTCACCCGGAATCTCGGATTCCTCCGGGAGGACGACACGCCGCTCCTTGTACGACAATCCATCCTTCCGTCGGTTCTTTCGTTTCACGTACAGCCGATCCTTGGTGAGGTCGAGCAGTGCGTCGATCGTTCGGCCGGCGAGCTTCTGGCTGTACTCTTTGTTCACACCCGGCTCGTTGTGCCGAAGCCATTGGGCAAGCTCGCCGGCGTCGACATACTCGCGAACGCCGTTGCAGCCCTGCTTCCAGAGCATGCTTTGCTCTTGTTCGTGATCGCGCCAGACCTCCGCGGCAAGCCGCACGGGCTTCGAGGACGCTGCCGAGTGCAGCATATCGTCGTCCATACGCGCAAGCTGCTGGATCGGCAGTAAGTCACCGGTCGTGAGTGCAGGTTCGCCACCCCGATTCAGTGGATCCTCACCGCCGGGAATACGGGCGTAGGTCTCGCCGTCGTCCTTGGTGAACTTCTCGACGCGATCCGTATCAACCTCGAGTGTTTCGACGTTGGGTTCGACGTGATCCCAGCGTAGATGCGCGTTTTTCTCGAGTTCGCGCGATTGGAGTTCGGTAAGCATCTCACGGGTGCCCCCTGCCTTCCGACGAAGCGCTTCGAGCAAGGCGTCTTGGCGTTCAACTGTGCCTTCGAGGTCCTCGATGCGCTCGTTTTTGCGTTCGACCGTAGCTTCGAGCTTGTCAACGCGCTCAGTGAGCTGATCGAGTCGGTCACAGACGGTCTCAAGCGTCTGGGTATCGCTGGTAGAACGGTCGAAAGCGGTGCTGTCGCTGGGAGATTCAGTCGTGTTCATTGGAAATGCGGTGTGGTGTGCTGTCGCACGTGGGGACTCGACTGGCTGGCGTGGCTTGCGGTACCGATTGCTGAACCAGTGGTGGGGCAGATGCCCCGTCGCAGCCGAGTACTCGGCGGTCAATACGCTCTGGTTGAGAGGGACGATAGACGGGATTCTCGACGGGTGCGCTGACCGGTCGCGATCGCTCGTCGAGCGCCCGCCCATCGTAGCGCGGGTTACTCCTGGGAGGGGCTGGTGTGTGCCTGAGCGCTCGTACCCGTTATGAAACGTGTGGCCGGCTGGGTGTCGGTGGTCGCCGGATCGCCGTCAGGGTCAGTCTCTGCAGTAGCGTCGGTCGGCGTACCCGTCCAGGCCCTGATGTGCTGTGGCCAAGCACTCAGTTTGATCTCAGTCGTGCAGTGTGGACAGGGACGAGTCTCCTGTTCACCTTGGCGTACAATCTGGCAATTTCGGCCGCGACGGGCAGTATGGGCTTTGGCATCGGCGAGTGAGATGGCTGTGTACTCAGCATCACCCCTGCAGTTGCACAGTGGGTGGCCGTCACCATCGTCGAGGTGATAGATCGTCTGTCCGGGGCAGTATGCGTCGCTGATGAGGGCTGCGAGTGCGTCGTTTTTGTTGTCGTCAGGGGTGTCGACGGTGCCTTCGCTCGGGAGACTTGTGGCGATCAGGTGGGGTTCGTGAAGGGTGTGGTATGTGGTTTGGGTTCGGTCATCCAGCGTACGCGTGAGTCGAGCTTGGAAGAGATATTCACTCGTCTCGCGTGTTGGGGACGGAATCCCGTTCGGAGCGCAGTCAGCGCAGTAAAGCCGCTCAAGCGTGTAGGTCGCAGCGTCCTCTGGCTGGATCGCATAGATGATGCAGCGCTCGCCTGCTCTCACCGTCTGATCGCACTCGGTGCATAACGCGTCAGTAGGGAGTGGGGTGCCGGCGAGCAGTTGGGTGGTGTCGGAGTCGATCTTGATCTGCATCAGGCGGTCACCTCTCTGGTCGGAATATGTCTGCTATGGATTGCTGGGGTCGCTAACGAGAGAGTTTCGTGAGTGGGGAGATCATCAGCGTCATCGCTACCGTACCGAATTGATTCCCTCGCAGTCTGTGCTGGGTTGTCGATTGGTCCCGTGAGAAAACCTTTATTCCCAGGGTACCGTTGTGTTGGTGGCGTCATTGTGATTGCAGGTGTGGTAAACGTGTCGTCTACCCAACCGATGGAAGCTACACACTGACGTCCTCCGCCGATGCAAGGGGACCACTCACAACCAAGGTTCCAAGTTGAGTGTGAATGGCCCCCTCACAAGCGGAGTGAGTCTCTGTGCGCTGCTCCATTCGTTGAGTAACTACTCTATTCTAACCGCCCGCGACTGAGGTTAGGGGCTAACGAAACCTGTCGTAGTATGCTACTTCGATTTCCGGAGTGGATCTCGACCATCCATCGTAATCCAGGCGCTAGAGGGCATATAATTTCATCCGTGTTTACGGTGTCAACCCCCGTGAAATACACATACTGTAAATTATGTGTATTTGGAAACAGTCGTATCGGTCAAGCATTGTATTGTGATTAGTAACAACGATATAAAAATATTATATCCTACAACACTGTTGCTACCCGGCCAACAATGAACGCTGCAGCTGTCAGAAACGTTCCGTATTTTAAAAATGATTGTCCAGCAGCTGGTTCAGAAAAGCTGACATACCCAGCATACAGCATTATCAGAGTTGCTGGGAGAACGACCAAGAGATACGGCATTCCGAGTGTGCCGAGAAGATATGGAAGCGGTGTCAGTATAGCCATTAGGCAGAGAAATACCGCTGCGCTCAGGAGTGCTCGGCGCTCTCCAACCACGATTGGTAGTGTCTTCAGGTCTTTTTCACGATCTCCAGTAATGTCCTCAACGTCCTTGATTACTTCTCGAGAGAATGTTGCTAATGCTGCT from Halalkalicoccus sp. CG83 includes these protein-coding regions:
- a CDS encoding VOC family protein, which gives rise to MEPRITVITVGVSDLKRSLEFYRDGLGWPTEGIVGTEFEGGAVAFFPLQNGLQLALYPKQQIAADANVDETPLSSTEFTLGHNVTSKEEVEDVIRTAEKAGAKITDPPRDRDWDGYSGHFTDLDNHLWEVVWNPQLEIEE
- a CDS encoding DUF4870 domain-containing protein, which encodes MATRTAEQYLGESELAESEAITGDAMVGETSMGLAENTLGALSYLFGFISGLLVYFLEENSEFARYHAAQSIVLSAVVIATWIGISLISTVGSIALDGVPMIGLLFGLGMALIGLAIWLGAIGVWLYTMISAFRGKRTRLPVVTKIAEQYLL
- a CDS encoding DUF7342 family protein, coding for MNKGTSRDGDARARWREERTTFQRVYDVITGITDFATATEIGERADCSADGARGALAQLVEMGIAEQRTGRPSEYRRNESYWRWKRIEALAREHSATELREEVDALLEEDQAFQERFAAADPDAISPTVFEEIDHEAVHERWDALTRWRSVREDLEILQQAIHRAEGDTEGRTGTSASA
- a CDS encoding DUF5798 family protein, whose product is MNTTESPSDSTAFDRSTSDTQTLETVCDRLDQLTERVDKLEATVERKNERIEDLEGTVERQDALLEALRRKAGGTREMLTELQSRELEKNAHLRWDHVEPNVETLEVDTDRVEKFTKDDGETYARIPGGEDPLNRGGEPALTTGDLLPIQQLARMDDDMLHSAASSKPVRLAAEVWRDHEQEQSMLWKQGCNGVREYVDAGELAQWLRHNEPGVNKEYSQKLAGRTIDALLDLTKDRLYVKRKNRRKDGLSYKERRVVLPEESEIPGETTFETNSPETADVGSE